A DNA window from Drosophila biarmipes strain raj3 chromosome 2R, RU_DBia_V1.1, whole genome shotgun sequence contains the following coding sequences:
- the LOC108030095 gene encoding AF4/FMR2 family member lilli isoform X8, with the protein MDLSLERDSSALGSLFQQIINDMKNTSPLWEDFVAKAGKLHTCLRAAIQAIAAYLDAFQKIADAATNSRGASKEIGTALTRVCLRHKAVETRLKTFTSAIMDCLVQPLQDKIEDWKRTVATIDKDHAKEYKRCRSELKKRSSDTLRLQKKARKGQTDGLQSLMDSHMQDVTLRRAELEDVEKKSLRAAMVEERLRYCSFVHMLQPVVHEECEVMSELGHLQEAMQSIALVTKEPSVLPQASEELIHDAKASINLYPESPGGGSGSQGGGCSNSLGSRKSSVCSISSMNSSGSSNSPGHHHYPRSLSQFVTPAIRLKPGESSDSGFCSSPALTTQTSNAANQTASVSTWPPHSQDVVDNLPPTADRPHTISTAYEKGHQRPPLTVYTFQNPETIHESGSCLNNGSGPPNGQPSSGQATPATQKSPAASLSRPPLPVKPAHVRCSSLERPLSAQSNHRQGSGSNLLQRQCPSPIPAHITKELSAAHHAQQQQSQQPQTPPTYVNMSELATMAALKLTNQQQQQKPSPPPLQQQSSIDSTGSQHSNDSSGSHQLLQQQHHQQQQQHHSQPNHHSATATRSHSISSTASSLHSHPSIDSTVACGSLVGQPNHSTSTNTNTTSPSSGSSTPQNHYSPLLTNSPTSTAAGTPSGSSVGPGSALGFVYQVSSPTPPSSEVLKITEQTAAGQDQGSVNSGVEDADERSRASVLQKASMFEKAAAAAAVSPPAPNQSPAASSPASGGGGRRSEAEQQEMDKSFEDSIQALNNLIGELDSFQREIDEGKGKPVSSIISSSNNNNTTTSSNSSSDNNNLPATNSHIEPCAISNQTNSSGCGTDISDTTSDELAGDEMDARRQDRDRDMLGASDSELSRCYVSETSSLTGGLTAGGYENPTFAHFVANANREDVVSLDASDSVCLGQPRHAYVDTCSDSGSAVVVIYDHQIPNTPDIEFVKQNSEIVVLRTKDPQPQTLQLHEMRELQQLPANLAGSPDSSPDSSGGQAPATATVAPAKQRLSSFRATSEQQLQLLGRGSPQRGKATGEQAAQDQHFPAQAQPQQQQQQDSDGISQPVDPIRRQLPPKPTNLSIFNGPAPSVGDRPLVPRKSDFKADLDAKIRRQKQKVKQQLQQQQQQQQQSPQQQQAPQEPQHSPQSPPTRNCNVTNSPAANVTASASASASASAFTDQTHRMPIQSQTATFNHKQCKTPATMALSSPSSPSRGHLASALSSSSLSSLPLPATTSSPSNAPPSMLPASDHRPPAHPYVCSTAPANPHHANSFGNANASLKPCITPRPASLSGGGAGGGSTRIARRSSINQAKPPPPVRRSSSVTPSPNASVGLQHQQPQQQQHANLLQQNHQLSSSSEHLPPPPAFMLDAVPQMPSSALKVSETVRALAAMRHQPASPVSLRRMQQQQQQQQQQQLHQQHVQQQQQPLLQSVHHNPLNDDPTVYYDSYLDLHAYAQALANGQQMSQQQRLTHQQQQQQNHYLQQQQQNHYLQQQQLQHQPAQQPPVYQAPPPVDATFRTSSPAAGGGGGGIYAQPKLVNSMSSFRTSSPSPNGHAHPLPPTQPKTNPNLIAQLNARLSGKQQQPHQQQQQQQVEGIYGNQQAPGGESIYMRSGLSMSQPPQQQHYDAAAQAPNMRQAHSHQQQQQQQHYTCPPPLEDPPPPPIYAAGASATMPKKMARPPTGQQNAHAAHPSAYAAATATLPKNMVQQQQRLQQQQHQQQQYQQPAGLGIGNGNGNGHLAQRPQLPLPQQKLRAAQQQHLAEQQQQHQQRQPPIPSRHSSVQQKIFVSTNPFIQTTAVKFHSPSASPTCGSPVTGSGSGSGSLASIYATTSRGGHHQQQQQHAHQQQLQHQQQQHYYRDVAGGNSNGGNAYYNHNAHAHSQAHHSNYATSTNIEKTGSIRAKTKAEFLENLNAKLAKQGMSGRAFAVRNLINSKALMYQNRQNLSRPSAQYRRPPTYPNTSTAMNATCEDQC; encoded by the exons AACACTTCGCCACTGTGGGAGGACTTTGTGGCTAAGGCCGGAAAACTGCACACATGCTTGAG GGCCGCCATCCAGGCAATCGCCGCCTATTTGGATGCCTTCCAAAAGATAGCCGATGCGGCGACCAATTCAAGAG GCGCCTCCAAGGAGATCGGCACTGCCCTGACCCGCGTCTGCCTGCGGCACAAGGCCGTGGAGACGCGTCTGAAGACCTTCACCAGCGCCATCATGGATTGCCTGGTGCAGCCGCTGCAGGACAAGATCGAGGACTGGAAGCGCACGGTGGCCACCATCGACAAGGACCATGCCAAAGAGTACAAGCGCTGTCGCAGCGAGCTGAAGAAGCGCTCCAGCGACACACTGCGCCTGCAGAAGAAGGCTCGCAAGGGGCAGACGGATGGGCTGCAGTCCCTGATGGACTCCCACATGCAGGATGTCACCCTGCGGCGGGCTGAGCTGGAGGATGTGGAGAAGAAGTCTTTGCGTGCGGCCATGGTGGAGGAGCGGCTGCGCTACTGCAGCTTTGTCCACATGCTGCAGCCGGTGGTGCACGAGGAGTGCGAGGTCATGTCCGAGCTGGGTCATCTTCAG GAGGCCATGCAGTCGATCGCCCTGGTCACGAAGGAGCCCAGTGTGCTACCCCAGGCCTCCGAGGAGCTCATCCACGATGCCAAGGCCAGCATTAATCTGTACCCAGAGTCGCCGGGCGGAGGTTCTGGGTCGCAGGGCGGTGGATGCTCCAACTCGCTGGGCTCTCGAAAGAGCTCCGTTTGCTCCATCAGCAGCATGAACAGCAGCGGCTCGAGCAACTCGCCGGGACACCACCACTATCCGCGCTCCCTGTCGCAG TTTGTAACGCCCGCAATTCGCTTGAAACCTGGTGAATCCAGTGATAGTGGCTTTTGCTCATCGCCAGCTCTAACAACACAg ACTTCGAATGCAGCGAATCAGACGGCAAGTGTATCCACCTGGCCCCCACATTCCCAGGACGTGGTGGACAACCTGCCACCGACCGCCGACCGTCCGCACACCATTTCGACGGCCTACGAGAAGGGTCACCAGCGTCCGCCGCTGACCGTCTACACGTTCCAGAACCCGGAGACCATTCACGAGTCGGGAAGCTGCCTGAACAACGGATCCGGGCCCCCCAATGGTCAGCCCTCGTCGGGACAGGCCACGCCGGCCACCCAGAAGTCTCCGGCTGCCTCACTTAGTCGGCCGCCCTTGCCAGTT AAGCCAGCCCACGTG CGCTGTTCCTCGCTGGAGCGACCGCTTTCGGCCCAGAGTAACCACCGCCAGGGAAGCGGGAGCAACCTGCTGCAGCGCCAGTGCCCCTCACCGATTCCGGCTCATATCACGAAAG AGCTGTCCGCAGCACACCatgcacagcagcagcaaagccAGCAGCCCCAGACGCCGCCCACCTATGTGAACATGTCCGAGCTGGCCACCATGGCGGCCTTGAAGCTGAccaaccagcagcagcagcagaagcccTCTCCACCGCCCCTGCAGCAGCAGAGCTCCATCGATTCGACCGGCTCCCAGCATTCCAACGACTCCTCCGGCTCGCATcagctcctccagcagcagcaccatcagcagcagcagcagcatcactCGCAGCCGAATCACCACTCAGCCACCGCCACACGCTCCCATTCCATATCCTCGACGGCCTCGTCACTGCACTCGCATCCGTCGATCGACTCCACCGTCGCTTGCGGCTCGTTGGTGGGCCAGCCCAACCACAGCACCAGCACCAACACGAACACCACCTCGCCGTCCAGTGGCAGCTCCACGCCACAGAACCATTACTCGCCCCTGCTAACCAACTCCCCCACGTCCACTGCCGCAGGTACTCCGAGCGGCAGCAGTGTAGGTCCCGGTTCCGCACTGGGATTTGTCTACCAGGTCAGCTCCCCGACGCCTCCATCCAGCGAGGTGCTGAAGATCACCGAGCAGACGGCAGCTGGGCAGGATCAGGGGTCGGTGAACAGCGGCGTAGAGGATGCAGATGAGCGGTCGCGGGCCTCTGTTCTGCAGAAGGCCTCCATGTTCGagaaggcagcagcagcggcagcggtcTCGCCCCCGGCTCCGAATCAGTCACCAGCAGCATCTTCTCCAGCTTCGGGGGGCGGAGGACGACGATCCGAGGCGGAGCAGCAGGAAATGG ACAAGTCTTTCGAAGATTCAATACAAGcactaaataatttaattggcgAACTAGACTCGTTCCAACGCGAGATCGATGAGGGCAAGGGCAAGCCGGTGAGCAGCAtaatcagcagcagcaacaacaacaatacgacgaccagcagcaacagcagcagcgacaacaacaacctGCCCGCCACCAACAGCCACATCGAGCCCTGCGCCATCAGCAATCAGACAAATTCGAGCGGCTGCGGCACGGACATATCGGACACCACCTCCGACGAACTGGCCGGCGACGAAATGGACGCCAGGCGGcaggatcgggatcgggacaTGCTGGGCGCCAGCGATTCGGAGCTGAGTCGCTGCTATGTGAGCGAGACGAGTTCGCTGACCGGTGGCCTAACGGCCGGCGGCTATGAGAATCCCACCTTTGCGCACTTTGTGGCCAATGCGAACCGGGAGGATGTCGTTTCGCTGGATGCCTCCGACAGCGTCTGTCTGGGCCAACCGCGCCACGCCTACGTGGACACGTGCAGCGACAGCGGCAGTGCCGTGGTGGTGATCTACGATCATCAGATACCCAACACCCCTGACATTGAGTTCGTGAAGCAGAACTCGGAGATCGTGGTGCTGCGGACGAAGGATCCGCAGCCGCAAACCCTGCAGCTGCACGAGATGCgcgagctgcagcagctgccggCCAATCTGGCCGGTTCGCCGGACTCCTCGCCGGACTCGTCTGGTGGCCAGGCACCGGCGACAGCAACTGTGGCGCCCGCCAAGCAGCGACTCTCCTCGTTTCGCGCCACCAgtgagcagcagctgcagctcctcGGACGCGGAAGTCCGCAAAGAGGTAAAGCAACCGGTGAGCAGGCGGCACAGGACCAGCATTTCCCAGCACAGGCCCaaccccagcagcagcagcagcaggataGTGATGGCATTAGCCAGCCAGTAGATCCCATAAGGCGGCAGCTGCCGCCCAAGCCCACCAACTTGAGCATTTTCAATGGGCCCGCGCCCAGTGTGGGAGATAGGCCCCTGGTGCCCCGAAAGTCGGACTTTAAGGCCGATCTAGACGCGAAAATACGCAGGCAAAAGCAGAAGGTTAAacagcagttgcagcagcaacagcagcagcagcaacaatcgccgcagcagcagcaagcaCCACAAGAACCGCAACACTCACCACAGTCGCCCCCAACCAGAAACTGTAATGTCACTAATAGCCCAGCCGCCAATGTTactgcatccgcatccgcatctgcatctgcatctgcattcACCGACCAAACTCATAGAATGCCAATCCAAAGTCAGACAGCCACATTCAATCACAAGCAATGCAAGACGCCCGCAACTATGGCCCTGTCATCGCCATCGTCACCATCTCGCGGCCATCTAGCATCCGCATTATCATCGTCATCGCTATCGTCATTACCATTACCAGCCACCACATCATCGCCATCAAATGCTCCGCCATCGATGTTGCCCGCCAGTGACCACCGACCACCCGCCCATCCATATGTGTGCTCCACTGCCCCAGCCAATCCCCATCATGCCAATAGCTTTGGCAATGCCAATGCCAGTCTCAAGCCGTGCATTACGCCCCGGCCGGCCTCGTTGTCGG gaggaggagcaggcggtGGCTCCACGCGCATCGCACGTCGTTCGTCCATCAACCAGGCCAAGCCACCGCCGCCAGTGAGACGCAGCTCGTCGGTGACCCCCAGTCCCAATGCCTCGGTCGGG CTGCAGCACCAGCaaccacaacagcaacagcacgcCAATCTGCTGCAGCAGAATCACCAGCTAAGCAGCTCCAGCGAGCACTTGCCACCGCCGCCGGCCTTCATGCTGGACGCCGTGCCCCAGATGCCCAGCTCAGCGCTGAAGGTGTCGGAGACGGTGAGAGCCCTGGCAGCCATGCGGCACCAGCCGGCATCGCCTGTGTCGCTCAGAcgcatgcagcagcagcagcagcaacagcagcagcaacagctacACCAGCAACacgtgcagcagcagcagcaaccccTCCTGCAG TCTGTGCACCACAATCCCCTGAACGATGACCCGACCGTCTACTACGACTCCTACTTGGACCTGCACGCCTATGCCCAGGCCCTGGCCAATGGCCAGCAGATGTCCCAGCAGCAACGCTTAacccaccagcagcagcagcagcaaaatcactatctgcagcagcagcagcaaaatcactatctgcagcagcagcagctgcaacatCAGCCAGCGCAACAACCGCCTGTTTATCAAGCGCCGCCGCCTGTCGATGCC ACGTTCCGCACTTCATCACCAGCCGCTGGCGGAGGGGGCGGCGGCATCTACGCCCAGCCCAAGCTGGTCAACAGCATGTCCAGCTTCCGCACCAGCAGCCCCAGTCCCAACGGACACGCTCACCCACTGCCACCGACACAGCCAAAGACGAATCCGAACCTAATTGCACAGCTCAATGCACGACTCAGCggcaagcagcagcagccgcaccagcagcagcagcagcagcaggtcgAGGGGATCTATGGCAACCAACAGGCGCCCGGAGGAGAGTCCATCTACATGCGCAGTGGCTTGTCCATGTCGCAGccgccacagcagcaacactatGACG CAGCTGCGCAAGCGCCGAACATGCGACAGGCCCATtcccatcagcagcagcaacagcagcagcactacACCTGCCCGCCTCCACTGGAGGATCCCCCACCGCCGCCCATTTACGCCGCCGGCGCATCGGCCACGATGCCCAAGAAGATGGCCCGCCCGCCCACTGGCCAGCAGAATGCGCATGCGGCCCACCCGAGCGCCTATGCGGCAGCCACGGCCACGCTGCCCAAGAACatggtgcagcagcagcagcgcttgcagcaacagcaacaccagcagcagcaatatcAACAGCCGGCAGGCCTGGGCattggcaatggcaatggcaatggccaCTTGGCTCAGCGTCCGCAGTTGCCGCTGCCCCAGCAGAAGCTGCGGGctgcacagcagcaacacttggcggagcagcagcagcagcatcagcaacgCCAGCCGCCCATACCTTCACGCCACTCGAGTGTGCAGCAAAAGATATTCGTCTCGACAAACCCATTCATACAGACAACGGCCGTCAAGTTTCACTCGCCCTCTGCCTCGCCCACTTGCGGCTCGCCAGTAACTGGATCTGGGTCGGGATCTGGGTCCCTGGCCAGCATTTACGCCACAACCTCGCGCGGAggccaccaccagcagcagcagcaacatgctcaccagcagcaactgcagcatcagcagcagcagcactacTATCGCGATGTTGCTGGGGGCAACAGCAATGGCGGCAATGCCTACTATAACCACAATGCCCATGCCCATTCCCAGGCACAtcattcaa ACTATGCCACAAGCACAAATATCGAAAAGACTGGCAGTATTCGGGCCAAGACCAAGGCCGAGTTCCTCGAGAATCTCAACGCGAAGCTGGCGAAGCAGGGAATGTCTGGACGAGCATTTGCCGTGCGAAATCTCATTAACAGCAAGGCCCTG ATGTATCAAAATCGGCAAAATCTATCGCGCCCCAGTGCGCAATACCGTAGACCACCCACCTATCCCAACACCAGCACGGCCATGAATGCCACTTGCGAAGATCAGTGCTAA
- the LOC108030095 gene encoding uncharacterized protein LOC108030095 isoform X21: MDLSLERDSSALGSLFQQIINDMKNTSPLWEDFVAKAGKLHTCLRAAIQAIAAYLDAFQKIADAATNSRGASKEIGTALTRVCLRHKAVETRLKTFTSAIMDCLVQPLQDKIEDWKRTVATIDKDHAKEYKRCRSELKKRSSDTLRLQKKARKGQTDGLQSLMDSHMQDVTLRRAELEDVEKKSLRAAMVEERLRYCSFVHMLQPVVHEECEVMSELGHLQEAMQSIALVTKEPSVLPQASEELIHDAKASINLYPESPGGGSGSQGGGCSNSLGSRKSSVCSISSMNSSGSSNSPGHHHYPRSLSQFVTPAIRLKPGESSDSGFCSSPALTTQTSNAANQTASVSTWPPHSQDVVDNLPPTADRPHTISTAYEKGHQRPPLTVYTFQNPETIHESGSCLNNGSGPPNGQPSSGQATPATQKSPAASLSRPPLPVKPAHVRCSSLERPLSAQSNHRQGSGSNLLQRQCPSPIPAHITKELSAAHHAQQQQSQQPQTPPTYVNMSELATMAALKLTNQQQQQKPSPPPLQQQSSIDSTGSQHSNDSSGSHQLLQQQHHQQQQQHHSQPNHHSATATRSHSISSTASSLHSHPSIDSTVACGSLVGQPNHSTSTNTNTTSPSSGSSTPQNHYSPLLTNSPTSTAAGTPSGSSVGPGSALGFVYQVSSPTPPSSEVLKITEQTAAGQDQGSVNSGVEDADERSRASVLQKASMFEKAAAAAAVSPPAPNQSPAASSPASGGGGRRSEAEQQEMGGGAGGGSTRIARRSSINQAKPPPPVRRSSSVTPSPNASVGLQHQQPQQQQHANLLQQNHQLSSSSEHLPPPPAFMLDAVPQMPSSALKVSETVRALAAMRHQPASPVSLRRMQQQQQQQQQQQLHQQHVQQQQQPLLQSVHHNPLNDDPTVYYDSYLDLHAYAQALANGQQMSQQQRLTHQQQQQQNHYLQQQQQNHYLQQQQLQHQPAQQPPVYQAPPPVDATFRTSSPAAGGGGGGIYAQPKLVNSMSSFRTSSPSPNGHAHPLPPTQPKTNPNLIAQLNARLSGKQQQPHQQQQQQQVEGIYGNQQAPGGESIYMRSGLSMSQPPQQQHYDGKSSNQMQQQQHRIYASFGTSSSAKSSAPVANSSTKQPSILTPTASFNALPHFPLSSSTSSLLSKVGSFSNSSSASASPPPTAAASGSANSHYQPPQPPTAAVAGSKDFAIYSSSFTKNPAAAQAPNMRQAHSHQQQQQQQHYTCPPPLEDPPPPPIYAAGASATMPKKMARPPTGQQNAHAAHPSAYAAATATLPKNMVQQQQRLQQQQHQQQQYQQPAGLGIGNGNGNGHLAQRPQLPLPQQKLRAAQQQHLAEQQQQHQQRQPPIPSRHSSVQQKIFVSTNPFIQTTAVKFHSPSASPTCGSPVTGSGSGSGSLASIYATTSRGGHHQQQQQHAHQQQLQHQQQQHYYRDVAGGNSNGGNAYYNHNAHAHSQAHHSNYATSTNIEKTGSIRAKTKAEFLENLNAKLAKQGMSGRAFAVRNLINSKALMYQNRQNLSRPSAQYRRPPTYPNTSTAMNATCEDQC, from the exons AACACTTCGCCACTGTGGGAGGACTTTGTGGCTAAGGCCGGAAAACTGCACACATGCTTGAG GGCCGCCATCCAGGCAATCGCCGCCTATTTGGATGCCTTCCAAAAGATAGCCGATGCGGCGACCAATTCAAGAG GCGCCTCCAAGGAGATCGGCACTGCCCTGACCCGCGTCTGCCTGCGGCACAAGGCCGTGGAGACGCGTCTGAAGACCTTCACCAGCGCCATCATGGATTGCCTGGTGCAGCCGCTGCAGGACAAGATCGAGGACTGGAAGCGCACGGTGGCCACCATCGACAAGGACCATGCCAAAGAGTACAAGCGCTGTCGCAGCGAGCTGAAGAAGCGCTCCAGCGACACACTGCGCCTGCAGAAGAAGGCTCGCAAGGGGCAGACGGATGGGCTGCAGTCCCTGATGGACTCCCACATGCAGGATGTCACCCTGCGGCGGGCTGAGCTGGAGGATGTGGAGAAGAAGTCTTTGCGTGCGGCCATGGTGGAGGAGCGGCTGCGCTACTGCAGCTTTGTCCACATGCTGCAGCCGGTGGTGCACGAGGAGTGCGAGGTCATGTCCGAGCTGGGTCATCTTCAG GAGGCCATGCAGTCGATCGCCCTGGTCACGAAGGAGCCCAGTGTGCTACCCCAGGCCTCCGAGGAGCTCATCCACGATGCCAAGGCCAGCATTAATCTGTACCCAGAGTCGCCGGGCGGAGGTTCTGGGTCGCAGGGCGGTGGATGCTCCAACTCGCTGGGCTCTCGAAAGAGCTCCGTTTGCTCCATCAGCAGCATGAACAGCAGCGGCTCGAGCAACTCGCCGGGACACCACCACTATCCGCGCTCCCTGTCGCAG TTTGTAACGCCCGCAATTCGCTTGAAACCTGGTGAATCCAGTGATAGTGGCTTTTGCTCATCGCCAGCTCTAACAACACAg ACTTCGAATGCAGCGAATCAGACGGCAAGTGTATCCACCTGGCCCCCACATTCCCAGGACGTGGTGGACAACCTGCCACCGACCGCCGACCGTCCGCACACCATTTCGACGGCCTACGAGAAGGGTCACCAGCGTCCGCCGCTGACCGTCTACACGTTCCAGAACCCGGAGACCATTCACGAGTCGGGAAGCTGCCTGAACAACGGATCCGGGCCCCCCAATGGTCAGCCCTCGTCGGGACAGGCCACGCCGGCCACCCAGAAGTCTCCGGCTGCCTCACTTAGTCGGCCGCCCTTGCCAGTT AAGCCAGCCCACGTG CGCTGTTCCTCGCTGGAGCGACCGCTTTCGGCCCAGAGTAACCACCGCCAGGGAAGCGGGAGCAACCTGCTGCAGCGCCAGTGCCCCTCACCGATTCCGGCTCATATCACGAAAG AGCTGTCCGCAGCACACCatgcacagcagcagcaaagccAGCAGCCCCAGACGCCGCCCACCTATGTGAACATGTCCGAGCTGGCCACCATGGCGGCCTTGAAGCTGAccaaccagcagcagcagcagaagcccTCTCCACCGCCCCTGCAGCAGCAGAGCTCCATCGATTCGACCGGCTCCCAGCATTCCAACGACTCCTCCGGCTCGCATcagctcctccagcagcagcaccatcagcagcagcagcagcatcactCGCAGCCGAATCACCACTCAGCCACCGCCACACGCTCCCATTCCATATCCTCGACGGCCTCGTCACTGCACTCGCATCCGTCGATCGACTCCACCGTCGCTTGCGGCTCGTTGGTGGGCCAGCCCAACCACAGCACCAGCACCAACACGAACACCACCTCGCCGTCCAGTGGCAGCTCCACGCCACAGAACCATTACTCGCCCCTGCTAACCAACTCCCCCACGTCCACTGCCGCAGGTACTCCGAGCGGCAGCAGTGTAGGTCCCGGTTCCGCACTGGGATTTGTCTACCAGGTCAGCTCCCCGACGCCTCCATCCAGCGAGGTGCTGAAGATCACCGAGCAGACGGCAGCTGGGCAGGATCAGGGGTCGGTGAACAGCGGCGTAGAGGATGCAGATGAGCGGTCGCGGGCCTCTGTTCTGCAGAAGGCCTCCATGTTCGagaaggcagcagcagcggcagcggtcTCGCCCCCGGCTCCGAATCAGTCACCAGCAGCATCTTCTCCAGCTTCGGGGGGCGGAGGACGACGATCCGAGGCGGAGCAGCAGGAAATGG gaggaggagcaggcggtGGCTCCACGCGCATCGCACGTCGTTCGTCCATCAACCAGGCCAAGCCACCGCCGCCAGTGAGACGCAGCTCGTCGGTGACCCCCAGTCCCAATGCCTCGGTCGGG CTGCAGCACCAGCaaccacaacagcaacagcacgcCAATCTGCTGCAGCAGAATCACCAGCTAAGCAGCTCCAGCGAGCACTTGCCACCGCCGCCGGCCTTCATGCTGGACGCCGTGCCCCAGATGCCCAGCTCAGCGCTGAAGGTGTCGGAGACGGTGAGAGCCCTGGCAGCCATGCGGCACCAGCCGGCATCGCCTGTGTCGCTCAGAcgcatgcagcagcagcagcagcaacagcagcagcaacagctacACCAGCAACacgtgcagcagcagcagcaaccccTCCTGCAG TCTGTGCACCACAATCCCCTGAACGATGACCCGACCGTCTACTACGACTCCTACTTGGACCTGCACGCCTATGCCCAGGCCCTGGCCAATGGCCAGCAGATGTCCCAGCAGCAACGCTTAacccaccagcagcagcagcagcaaaatcactatctgcagcagcagcagcaaaatcactatctgcagcagcagcagctgcaacatCAGCCAGCGCAACAACCGCCTGTTTATCAAGCGCCGCCGCCTGTCGATGCC ACGTTCCGCACTTCATCACCAGCCGCTGGCGGAGGGGGCGGCGGCATCTACGCCCAGCCCAAGCTGGTCAACAGCATGTCCAGCTTCCGCACCAGCAGCCCCAGTCCCAACGGACACGCTCACCCACTGCCACCGACACAGCCAAAGACGAATCCGAACCTAATTGCACAGCTCAATGCACGACTCAGCggcaagcagcagcagccgcaccagcagcagcagcagcagcaggtcgAGGGGATCTATGGCAACCAACAGGCGCCCGGAGGAGAGTCCATCTACATGCGCAGTGGCTTGTCCATGTCGCAGccgccacagcagcaacactatGACGGTAAATCATCAAAccaaatgcagcagcagcagcatagAATTTACGCTAGTTTCGGCACCTCATCATCAGCAAAGTCATCGGCCCCTGTGGCGAACAGCAGCACTAAACAACCGTCCATTCTAACACCGACCGCCTCTTTCAATGCATTGCCCCACTTCCCCCTGTCTTCATCCACATCATCGTTGCTATCCAAAGTAGGCTCATTCTCGAACTCttcatccgcatccgcatccccaCCGCCAACGGCAGCGGCCTCCGGCTCGGCCAACTCGCATTATCAGCCACCGCAGCCGCCGACAGCAGCAGTTGCTGGCAGCAAAGACTTTGCCATCTACTCAAGTTCGTTTACCAAAAATCCAGCAGCTGCGCAAGCGCCGAACATGCGACAGGCCCATtcccatcagcagcagcaacagcagcagcactacACCTGCCCGCCTCCACTGGAGGATCCCCCACCGCCGCCCATTTACGCCGCCGGCGCATCGGCCACGATGCCCAAGAAGATGGCCCGCCCGCCCACTGGCCAGCAGAATGCGCATGCGGCCCACCCGAGCGCCTATGCGGCAGCCACGGCCACGCTGCCCAAGAACatggtgcagcagcagcagcgcttgcagcaacagcaacaccagcagcagcaatatcAACAGCCGGCAGGCCTGGGCattggcaatggcaatggcaatggccaCTTGGCTCAGCGTCCGCAGTTGCCGCTGCCCCAGCAGAAGCTGCGGGctgcacagcagcaacacttggcggagcagcagcagcagcatcagcaacgCCAGCCGCCCATACCTTCACGCCACTCGAGTGTGCAGCAAAAGATATTCGTCTCGACAAACCCATTCATACAGACAACGGCCGTCAAGTTTCACTCGCCCTCTGCCTCGCCCACTTGCGGCTCGCCAGTAACTGGATCTGGGTCGGGATCTGGGTCCCTGGCCAGCATTTACGCCACAACCTCGCGCGGAggccaccaccagcagcagcagcaacatgctcaccagcagcaactgcagcatcagcagcagcagcactacTATCGCGATGTTGCTGGGGGCAACAGCAATGGCGGCAATGCCTACTATAACCACAATGCCCATGCCCATTCCCAGGCACAtcattcaa ACTATGCCACAAGCACAAATATCGAAAAGACTGGCAGTATTCGGGCCAAGACCAAGGCCGAGTTCCTCGAGAATCTCAACGCGAAGCTGGCGAAGCAGGGAATGTCTGGACGAGCATTTGCCGTGCGAAATCTCATTAACAGCAAGGCCCTG ATGTATCAAAATCGGCAAAATCTATCGCGCCCCAGTGCGCAATACCGTAGACCACCCACCTATCCCAACACCAGCACGGCCATGAATGCCACTTGCGAAGATCAGTGCTAA